The Comamonas piscis region GCATTCCATCTCAATCATCCGGCCTTGGACAAAGGCTATAGAGCGGATTTAAGCTGTGCACACCTCTTCAACCGCATGGATCGTATGCCGTCCAACAGCACTCCCGCCGTAGCGCAACACGCGCTGCCTTCGTACCTCGACGCCAAGCACCTGGGCCCCTGGGGCAACTACCTGCAGCAGGTCGACCGCGTCACCCCCTACCTGGGCTCGCTGGCCCGCTGGGTCGAGACGCTCAAGCGCCCCAAGCGCGCGCTGATCGTGGATGTGCCCATCGAAATGGACAACGGCACGATCGCCCACTTTGAAGGCTACCGCGTGCAGCACAACCTGAGCCGTGGCCCCGGCAAGGGCGGCGTGCGCTTCCACCAGGATGTGACCCTGTCCGAAGTGATGGCCCTGTCGGCCTGGATGTCGATCAAGAACGCCGCTGTGAACGTGCCCTACGGTGGCGCCAAGGGCGGTATCCGTGTCGATCCCAAGACCCTGTCCAAGGGTGAGCTCGAACGCCTGACCCGCCGCTACACCAGCGAAATCGGTCTGTTCATCGGCCCATCGAAGGACATTCCTGCACCTGACGTGAACACCAACGGCCAGATCATGGCCTGGATGATGGACACCTACTCGATGAACACCGGCGCTACCGCGACCGGTGTCGTCACCGGCAAGCCCATCGACCTGGGCGGCTCGCTGGGCCGTGTCGAAGCCACCGGCCGTGGCGTGTTCACCGTGGGTGTCGAGGCCGCCAAGCTGTCCGGCCTGGCACTGCCGGGCGCCAAGGTGGCGGTGCAAGGCTTTGGTAACGTGGGCGGCACGGCAGGCAAGCTGTTTGCCGATGCAGGCGCCATCGTCGTGGCCGTGCAAGACCACACCGGCACCATCTTCAACGCCAAGGGTCTGGATGTGCCCGCCGTGCTCGACCATGTGGCCAACACCGGCGGTGTCGGCGGCTTCAAGGGCGCAGACAAGATGGCCAACGAGGACTTCTGGTCCGTCGACTGCGACATCCTGATCCCCGCCGCACTGGAAGGCCAGATCAATGCCAAGAACGCTGGCAAGATCAAGGCCAAGATGGTGATCGAGGGCGCCAACGGCCCGACCACCACCGAAGCCGATGACATCCTGCACGACAAGGGTGTGCTGGTGCTGCCCGACGTGATCGCCAACGCCGGCGGCGTGACGGTGAGCTACTTCGAATGGGTGCAGGATTTCTCCAGCTTCTTCTGGAGCGAGGACGAGATCAACGCCCGCCTGGTGCGCATCATGCAGGACGCCTTTGCTGCCGTGTGGCAAGTGGCGCAAGAGAACAAGGTCTCCCTGCGTACCGCCACCTTCATCATCGCCTGCCGCCGCATTCTGCATGCGCGCGAGGCACGCGGTCTGTACCCATAAAGTCAGCGCTATCCACGCTTTGCAAGCGGCCCTCGTGGCCGCTTTTTTGCGCCCTGCTTCCGCGCACGCAAAGCATGGCTTTCGCAACGGCGAAGGCCCAATGCGCCCTTGTGCAGGCAAACCCCATCACGGCTGCTCGCGCGACTGCCTATGGTGATCTCCTAAATACAAATACGGAGACAATACCA contains the following coding sequences:
- a CDS encoding Glu/Leu/Phe/Val family dehydrogenase — protein: MPSNSTPAVAQHALPSYLDAKHLGPWGNYLQQVDRVTPYLGSLARWVETLKRPKRALIVDVPIEMDNGTIAHFEGYRVQHNLSRGPGKGGVRFHQDVTLSEVMALSAWMSIKNAAVNVPYGGAKGGIRVDPKTLSKGELERLTRRYTSEIGLFIGPSKDIPAPDVNTNGQIMAWMMDTYSMNTGATATGVVTGKPIDLGGSLGRVEATGRGVFTVGVEAAKLSGLALPGAKVAVQGFGNVGGTAGKLFADAGAIVVAVQDHTGTIFNAKGLDVPAVLDHVANTGGVGGFKGADKMANEDFWSVDCDILIPAALEGQINAKNAGKIKAKMVIEGANGPTTTEADDILHDKGVLVLPDVIANAGGVTVSYFEWVQDFSSFFWSEDEINARLVRIMQDAFAAVWQVAQENKVSLRTATFIIACRRILHAREARGLYP